The following coding sequences are from one Candidatus Nitrohelix vancouverensis window:
- the fusA gene encoding elongation factor G — protein sequence MSKKTPLERVRNIGIIAHIDAGKTTTTERILYYTGRSHKIGEVHDGTATMDWMEQEQERGITITSAATTCFWRDHLVNIIDTPGHVDFTAEVERSLRVLDGAIGVFCAVGGVEPQSETVWRQASKYRVPRIGFVNKMDRAGADFLNVVSQMKSRLNAKPVLIQLPIGSEHNFVGVIDLVKMKANVYSEANNNGETYETVDIPEDMCEQADEYREALLEALADVDEVLMEKFLGGEEVTEAEVLAALRKGALDLQFTPILCGASFKNKGVQQLLDAVTLYLPSPLETPPVVGENPNTQQEEARKPEDGEPLSALAFKIMTDPFVGQLAFVRVYSGELKSGSYVYNSTKNQRERVGRLLRMHANKREEVTSVRAGDIAAAIGLKKTFTGDTLCSQDHPIILESISFPEPVISVAIEPKTKAEQDKLSDCLQKLLQEDPTFSVKVDPETNQTVISGMGELHLEIIVDRMRREFSMDVSVSKPQVAYKETITKPIEGEYRYVKQTGGRGQYGHVKILLEPREAGSGFEFVNKIVGGAIPKEYIAPVQKGIEEAMARGILCGYNVVDVGVTLLDGSYHDVDSSEMAFKMAASMAFREVSRKASPVLLEPIMEVEVVTPEEFMGDVIGKLNSKRGKIKDLSDRSGAKVIRAEVPLSGMFGYSTDLRSATQGRANYTMEFSKYEAVPQQIAEELIAKISGADKEKLAV from the coding sequence ATGAGTAAAAAGACGCCCTTGGAAAGGGTGAGAAATATTGGCATTATTGCGCACATCGACGCGGGTAAAACCACGACGACGGAGAGAATTCTGTACTACACCGGGCGAAGTCACAAAATCGGTGAAGTGCATGACGGCACCGCGACCATGGACTGGATGGAGCAGGAGCAAGAGCGCGGCATCACGATCACGTCGGCGGCGACCACCTGTTTTTGGCGCGACCATTTGGTGAATATTATTGATACCCCCGGTCATGTTGACTTTACGGCTGAAGTGGAGCGTTCCCTACGCGTTTTAGATGGCGCGATCGGCGTATTCTGTGCGGTGGGCGGCGTGGAGCCTCAGTCGGAGACAGTATGGCGACAGGCGAGCAAGTATCGCGTCCCACGAATAGGCTTTGTTAATAAGATGGACCGCGCGGGAGCTGATTTTCTCAATGTTGTCAGTCAAATGAAGAGTCGTTTGAATGCGAAGCCGGTATTGATTCAGTTGCCGATCGGATCGGAGCATAATTTTGTCGGCGTCATCGACCTTGTGAAGATGAAGGCGAATGTGTATTCCGAGGCCAATAACAACGGCGAGACTTATGAGACGGTAGACATTCCTGAAGATATGTGCGAGCAAGCGGATGAATACCGTGAGGCTCTGCTGGAAGCTTTGGCCGATGTGGACGAGGTTTTGATGGAGAAGTTTCTCGGCGGCGAGGAAGTGACGGAGGCTGAGGTGCTGGCGGCTCTGCGTAAGGGCGCTTTGGACCTGCAGTTTACCCCTATTTTGTGCGGCGCGTCTTTCAAGAACAAAGGCGTTCAGCAGTTGCTGGATGCGGTGACGCTTTACCTGCCTTCGCCTTTGGAGACCCCTCCGGTAGTTGGTGAAAATCCCAATACCCAGCAGGAAGAGGCGCGCAAGCCTGAAGATGGCGAGCCCTTGTCGGCTTTGGCGTTCAAAATCATGACCGATCCATTTGTGGGTCAGCTGGCGTTTGTTCGGGTGTATTCTGGTGAATTGAAGAGCGGAAGCTATGTTTATAATTCGACCAAGAATCAGCGTGAGCGCGTCGGTCGACTGCTTCGCATGCATGCGAATAAGAGGGAGGAAGTGACCTCGGTGAGAGCGGGCGATATCGCCGCGGCTATTGGTTTGAAGAAGACTTTTACTGGGGACACCTTATGTTCCCAGGACCATCCTATCATCCTCGAATCCATCTCCTTTCCTGAGCCGGTTATATCAGTCGCTATTGAGCCTAAAACCAAGGCCGAGCAGGACAAGCTTTCAGATTGTTTGCAGAAATTATTGCAGGAAGATCCGACCTTCAGCGTCAAAGTGGATCCCGAGACCAATCAAACGGTCATCTCGGGTATGGGCGAGTTGCATTTGGAGATTATTGTCGATCGAATGCGTCGCGAGTTTTCCATGGACGTTTCTGTGTCGAAGCCTCAGGTGGCCTACAAGGAAACCATTACCAAGCCGATCGAAGGCGAGTATCGATACGTCAAGCAGACGGGTGGTCGTGGTCAGTATGGTCATGTCAAGATTTTGCTGGAGCCGCGCGAAGCGGGTTCCGGTTTTGAGTTTGTCAACAAGATCGTCGGTGGCGCAATTCCGAAGGAATACATCGCCCCGGTTCAGAAGGGAATTGAAGAGGCGATGGCCCGCGGCATCCTCTGCGGATATAACGTGGTTGATGTGGGCGTGACTCTTCTGGATGGATCGTATCATGATGTTGACTCGTCGGAAATGGCGTTCAAAATGGCCGCATCCATGGCGTTCAGAGAGGTGAGCCGCAAGGCAAGCCCGGTTCTGTTGGAGCCTATTATGGAAGTGGAGGTCGTCACGCCGGAAGAATTTATGGGCGACGTCATTGGTAAGTTGAATTCCAAGCGCGGCAAGATCAAGGATCTCAGTGATCGGTCCGGGGCCAAGGTGATTCGCGCCGAAGTGCCGCTGTCGGGAATGTTTGGGTATTCCACGGATTTAAGGTCGGCGACGCAGGGTCGCGCCAATTACACGATGGAATTCTCCAAGTATGAGGCTGTTCCTCAGCAGATTGCTGAAGAGCTGATAGCTAAAATTTCGGGTGCAGATAAAGAAAAACTGGCCGTCTGA
- the rplC gene encoding 50S ribosomal protein L3 translates to MEALLAKKIGMTQIFSEKGDCIPVTIVQVEKCIPVFRRTEEKDGYQAVLTAYGEQKDKNVNKPMRGFYEKHKIKPAKILTEFRGQDIEEDQLGKPLSVEIFEAGDCVDIVGVSKGKGFAGVMKRHGFHGAPASRGSHEAFRGGGSIGMHTYPGRVFKGKKMPGRMGGDTIHVHNVKVFRVDKDKNALLLNGAVPGANGGIVKIIKSRKGGKK, encoded by the coding sequence ATGGAAGCTTTACTGGCAAAAAAAATAGGAATGACCCAGATTTTTTCGGAGAAGGGCGACTGTATTCCAGTCACCATCGTCCAGGTTGAGAAATGCATTCCCGTATTTCGAAGGACCGAGGAGAAAGACGGGTATCAGGCGGTATTGACGGCTTATGGCGAGCAAAAGGATAAGAATGTCAATAAGCCGATGCGGGGATTCTACGAAAAACACAAGATAAAGCCTGCGAAAATTCTGACGGAGTTTAGAGGTCAGGATATCGAGGAAGATCAGTTGGGCAAGCCCCTTTCGGTCGAGATCTTCGAAGCGGGTGATTGTGTCGATATCGTTGGCGTGTCCAAGGGTAAAGGTTTTGCCGGCGTAATGAAACGTCATGGATTTCATGGCGCTCCTGCATCGCGCGGGAGTCATGAAGCTTTTCGCGGCGGCGGATCCATCGGTATGCATACCTATCCGGGCCGAGTGTTCAAAGGCAAGAAAATGCCGGGTCGAATGGGCGGAGATACGATTCACGTTCATAATGTGAAAGTATTTCGCGTCGACAAGGACAAAAACGCTCTTCTCCTGAATGGAGCGGTGCCAGGGGCTAACGGCGGAATTGTTAAAATTATCAAATCCCGTAAGGGTGGAAAGAAGTAA
- the tuf gene encoding elongation factor Tu: MAKEKFVRDKPHLNVGTIGHVDHGKTTLTAAITEVLSKKGYADYTPFDQIDKAPEERERGITIAIAHVEYRTDKRHYAHVDCPGHADYVKNMITGAAQMDGAILVLSASDGPMPQTREHILLARQVGVPKIVVFMNKCDMVDDEELLDLVELEVRELLSKYEFPGDDVPIIRGSALQALENPEDEEKTKCIWELMGQLDEYFPVPERPVDKPFLMPIEDIFSISGRGTVATGRVESGIVKVGEEVEIVGIRPTTKTTATGVEMFRKLLDEGQAGDNVGILLRGTKRDEIERGQVLAKPGSITPHTKFKAEVYILSKDEGGRHTPFFNGYRPQFYFRTTDVTGVATLPSGVEMVMPGDNVALEVTLIAPIAMAKGLKFAIREGGRTVGAGVVSEIIE; encoded by the coding sequence ATGGCAAAAGAGAAGTTCGTCCGGGATAAACCTCATCTGAATGTTGGCACGATCGGTCACGTCGACCATGGTAAAACCACGTTGACGGCGGCAATCACTGAGGTTTTGTCTAAAAAAGGTTATGCAGATTATACCCCCTTTGATCAAATCGACAAAGCTCCGGAAGAGCGCGAGCGCGGCATCACCATCGCAATCGCTCACGTTGAGTATCGAACCGACAAGCGTCATTATGCTCATGTCGACTGCCCGGGCCATGCCGACTATGTAAAAAATATGATCACTGGCGCGGCGCAAATGGACGGCGCGATTCTGGTGCTCAGCGCTTCAGACGGCCCCATGCCTCAGACCCGCGAGCATATCCTCCTGGCTCGACAGGTTGGCGTGCCGAAAATCGTTGTGTTTATGAACAAGTGCGACATGGTTGACGATGAAGAATTGCTCGACCTGGTTGAGCTGGAAGTTCGTGAGTTGCTCTCCAAATATGAATTCCCGGGCGACGATGTTCCGATCATTCGCGGTTCTGCCCTGCAGGCTCTGGAGAATCCGGAAGATGAAGAGAAGACCAAGTGCATTTGGGAGTTGATGGGTCAGTTGGATGAGTATTTCCCGGTTCCAGAGCGTCCTGTTGACAAGCCTTTCCTGATGCCGATCGAAGATATTTTCAGTATTTCCGGTCGCGGAACGGTAGCGACGGGTCGTGTTGAGAGCGGGATTGTTAAGGTGGGCGAGGAAGTTGAGATCGTTGGTATCCGACCGACCACCAAGACCACGGCGACCGGCGTTGAAATGTTTCGCAAGTTGCTGGACGAGGGACAGGCTGGCGACAACGTGGGTATTTTGTTGCGCGGCACCAAGCGCGATGAGATCGAGCGTGGACAGGTTCTTGCCAAGCCCGGAAGCATCACGCCTCATACTAAATTCAAAGCGGAAGTGTATATCCTGAGCAAAGACGAGGGCGGGCGACACACGCCTTTCTTTAACGGGTATCGACCGCAGTTTTATTTCCGAACCACAGACGTCACCGGCGTGGCGACCTTGCCTTCCGGCGTTGAGATGGTTATGCCCGGCGACAACGTGGCGCTTGAAGTGACTTTGATCGCTCCGATCGCAATGGCCAAGGGTTTGAAATTCGCTATTCGAGAAGGCGGCCGAACGGTGGGCGCTGGAGTTGTAAGTGAGATTATCGAGTAA
- the rpsG gene encoding 30S ribosomal protein S7, which translates to MARRREAQKRQIIPDPKYNDILVARFINCVLRQGKKSLAERILYSALDAVGEKAKEEPLKVFKKAVENAAPLLEVRSRRVGGATYQVPVEVKESRRVALSIRWLIQHAKARPGRSMAEKLTGELLDAFNNTGGSVKKKDEVHRMAEANKAFAHYRW; encoded by the coding sequence ATGGCACGTAGAAGAGAAGCACAAAAGCGACAGATCATTCCTGATCCCAAGTATAACGATATTCTGGTGGCGCGGTTCATTAACTGTGTGCTCCGCCAGGGTAAGAAGAGTCTTGCTGAGCGCATCCTGTATTCCGCTTTGGATGCAGTGGGTGAGAAAGCTAAAGAAGAGCCGTTGAAGGTTTTTAAGAAAGCTGTGGAGAATGCGGCTCCTTTGCTGGAAGTGCGATCGCGACGAGTGGGCGGCGCAACCTATCAGGTTCCCGTTGAGGTGAAGGAGAGTCGTCGTGTTGCGCTTAGTATTCGCTGGTTGATTCAGCATGCCAAGGCTCGACCGGGTCGGTCGATGGCTGAAAAATTGACGGGTGAGTTGCTGGATGCGTTCAATAACACGGGCGGTTCCGTCAAGAAGAAGGATGAAGTGCATCGTATGGCAGAAGCTAACAAGGCTTTCGCTCATTACCGGTGGTAA
- the rplW gene encoding 50S ribosomal protein L23, protein MEEHYRILRKPLVTEKSATIQQESNRVTFGVHPDANKIQIKNAIEKIFGVKVLSVNTSMVQSKKRRYGRNVGYSKKWKKAIALLKEGDKIELFEGV, encoded by the coding sequence ATGGAAGAACATTACCGAATTCTGCGAAAACCGCTTGTTACTGAAAAGAGCGCGACGATCCAGCAGGAAAGCAATCGCGTGACTTTTGGCGTGCACCCCGACGCTAACAAGATTCAGATTAAAAACGCAATTGAGAAAATCTTTGGCGTGAAAGTGCTCTCTGTCAATACGAGCATGGTGCAAAGTAAAAAGCGCCGATATGGCCGTAATGTCGGATACAGTAAAAAATGGAAGAAAGCAATCGCTCTTCTTAAAGAAGGCGATAAGATTGAGCTGTTTGAAGGAGTGTGA
- a CDS encoding 30S ribosomal protein S12, whose amino-acid sequence MPTINQLVRSGRKKAVRKTASPALKSCPQKRGVCVRVYTSTPKKPNSALRKVARVRLTNGMEVTTYIPGIGHNLQEHSIVMIRGGRVKDLPGVRYHVLRGCLDTLGVDKRMQGRSKYGAKKPKKS is encoded by the coding sequence TTGCCGACAATTAATCAATTAGTGCGATCAGGTCGTAAAAAAGCGGTTCGAAAGACCGCAAGTCCGGCGCTGAAATCATGTCCTCAGAAGAGGGGTGTTTGCGTTCGTGTGTATACATCGACTCCAAAGAAGCCGAACTCTGCGTTGCGCAAGGTAGCGCGCGTGCGTTTGACGAATGGTATGGAGGTCACGACCTATATTCCGGGTATCGGGCACAATCTTCAGGAGCACTCTATCGTGATGATACGCGGGGGTCGTGTGAAAGACCTGCCGGGTGTGCGTTATCATGTGCTTCGTGGTTGTCTTGATACGCTGGGTGTGGACAAGCGAATGCAAGGGCGTTCGAAATATGGCGCAAAGAAGCCTAAAAAATCTTAA
- the rpsJ gene encoding 30S ribosomal protein S10 encodes MSDQKIKIKLKAYDHKLLDWSVGEIVETTRRTGARVVGPIPLPTVRNRWTVLRSPHVDKKSREQFEIRTHKRFLEILEPTPQTVDALMKLDLSGGVDIEIKL; translated from the coding sequence ATGAGCGATCAGAAAATAAAAATTAAGCTGAAAGCCTACGATCATAAGTTGCTGGACTGGTCAGTGGGAGAGATTGTAGAAACGACCCGGCGCACTGGCGCCCGGGTTGTGGGGCCGATTCCTCTGCCGACAGTGAGAAACCGATGGACGGTTCTTCGCTCGCCGCATGTGGATAAGAAATCCCGGGAACAATTCGAGATTCGTACGCACAAACGGTTTCTGGAAATTCTGGAGCCGACGCCGCAAACGGTGGATGCGTTGATGAAGCTGGACTTGTCGGGCGGCGTGGATATTGAAATTAAACTCTGA
- the rplD gene encoding 50S ribosomal protein L4 produces the protein MAELDLVDASNQKVGSVELSPEVFDVKIKKDLVHQYVRLQLATRRGGNASTISNKGDLHGSGKKPWRQKGTGRARSGNSRSPIWRGGMTVFGPTPRDFDFKMNKKAKKIALRSALTDGVREKRMAVVDKLNLDNPKTKEAVALMKSLELPASTLFILCEDNVNLQLAMRNIPGSKILKVDGLNVFDLLNHDKIVCTPESLKKIEERLN, from the coding sequence ATGGCGGAACTGGACTTAGTAGACGCTTCGAACCAGAAGGTGGGATCGGTGGAACTGTCCCCCGAGGTGTTCGACGTTAAAATTAAAAAAGACCTGGTGCATCAATACGTGAGATTGCAGTTGGCGACGCGACGCGGCGGCAATGCTTCGACGATCAGCAACAAGGGCGATCTGCATGGTTCCGGTAAGAAGCCCTGGAGGCAAAAGGGCACCGGTCGGGCGCGCTCGGGTAACAGCCGATCTCCGATCTGGCGCGGCGGTATGACGGTTTTTGGTCCGACGCCAAGAGACTTCGATTTCAAGATGAACAAGAAGGCGAAGAAGATTGCCTTGCGATCGGCTTTAACAGACGGCGTTAGAGAAAAAAGAATGGCTGTCGTCGACAAGTTGAATCTTGATAATCCGAAGACGAAGGAAGCGGTTGCGCTGATGAAGAGTCTTGAATTGCCAGCCAGCACGCTGTTCATCCTTTGTGAAGATAATGTGAATTTGCAGTTGGCCATGAGAAATATACCCGGCTCCAAGATTTTGAAGGTTGATGGGTTGAACGTATTCGATCTTTTGAATCATGACAAGATTGTCTGCACTCCCGAGTCGTTGAAGAAAATTGAGGAGCGATTGAACTAA